The Tripterygium wilfordii isolate XIE 37 chromosome 21, ASM1340144v1, whole genome shotgun sequence genome segment TCATTCTCTGCCCCCACAACCCCCACCTCCTCATTCTCCTTCCAAACCCCTCTCTCTACCCCTTCCTCCTTGAACACTTTCTCTCAATTCGACTTCTTCCTCCCGCCTCGCCCCGCCCCTCTCCTCCTCCAGAGTCCCCTCCGTTACAAGCGACTCCGCCCCGACGACCCCACCCCCACCACAAATCACGACAACAACAATATCATTGATAATACTAATTTCTTGCTTCCTTTGTCACCGATGTCCACTCGGGCTCTTTTGTCTCACCAGTTATCAGCCTCTAGTCCATCCTTGTCCCAATTGGGATTGAATTCTGTTGGTTCTGGCGGGAATTCAAGTCCTATTTTGACATCCAATCGAAATGATGGTAATGGTGTTTTTTCTGAGCTCCCTTCAAGCCAATTCTCCTCACCGTTCATATCGAATCCGGAGATGAACTTCTATGATTCCAAATTCAACAATGAGACTAGCAATGGTGATGTTGACAATGGTGGTGGTTATGGAAGTGGGTATTTGGAAGATTTGTTGCAGGAGACAGAAGTACTAGGAGGGGTGAATGGAGAGGATATGAAGATGATGCAGAGTGATTTGGACACCAATGGTGATGGTGGCGGCTGTGGAGGACAGAATCACAATTGCGAGGGATTCCACGGGCAATGGAACGATTCCATCAGCTCGTTTTCGCCACTTTCCGGTCAGTTTTCTGTATGCATGGATGCTCCTGTAGGCTCATTGTGGTTGTTTTCTTGTGAAAAATTGGAAGCATTTTGTTTCTCATATGGAAACGTTTGCTTTGCCTTTGCATTCACCCATGCAGGACTAAAACAGAAGGAAGAACCAGCAAACCAGATAAACTCGATCCACGAGGACTTATCGAAGCTGCTCAATGTAATTCCATCCGGCGTTCAGATCCCGGAATGGTTCAGCGACAGTGGTGAGAACTCCAATGGTCAATCCTCGGTCGTAACAGCCGATAATACAGAGCTTGAGATGCAGCAAATAGCTTCATTGTTTCCTATTACTTCCACAACAGACCATGTTGGGAACACTGGCTCCTGCTCTTGGGACAACTTGCCTGGAATTTGCTAACAAGTGATTGGGAAGAAAACTGGTACTTAATTTTCACTGTGTTTGATGGGTTTATAAGAGTATGACTCGT includes the following:
- the LOC119988897 gene encoding transcription factor MYB97-like, giving the protein MMMMPFNGVASNSEEGGSTESSSGVGGSRVGRGIGGGGGGEDGSNWRKGPWTTAEDAILVEYVRKHGEGNWNAVHRNTGLFRCGKSCRLRWANHLRPNLKKGAFTPEEERLVAVLHSKYGNKWARIATQLPGRTDNEVKNYWNTRIKRRHRQGLPLYPPDIDPRQPSPSPPPPQQQLMSSPSSTTSHHQSFSAPTTPTSSFSFQTPLSTPSSLNTFSQFDFFLPPRPAPLLLQSPLRYKRLRPDDPTPTTNHDNNNIIDNTNFLLPLSPMSTRALLSHQLSASSPSLSQLGLNSVGSGGNSSPILTSNRNDGNGVFSELPSSQFSSPFISNPEMNFYDSKFNNETSNGDVDNGGGYGSGYLEDLLQETEVLGGVNGEDMKMMQSDLDTNGDGGGCGGQNHNCEGFHGQWNDSISSFSPLSGLKQKEEPANQINSIHEDLSKLLNVIPSGVQIPEWFSDSGENSNGQSSVVTADNTELEMQQIASLFPITSTTDHVGNTGSCSWDNLPGIC